One segment of Anatilimnocola aggregata DNA contains the following:
- the ccsA gene encoding cytochrome c biogenesis protein: protein MSAVSPSDAFAEAPARTSKSARELTLLEQVDRVLAPLASQKIAVAMFAYGIFVIFIGTLAQTEMDIWQVMPAYFRAVIMWVDLNLIPSVFYPGWKTLKVPLIPMPGGMVVGVVMILNIAFAHIRWVLQLKTKMTPLLAGIGLVAFGWLFTLLIILNGHNRGGFQAQPPFSWEQFWTGFQLAMIATWVGAVFAYIWLGVQPAFQQTKLTIVRISMLGLFGGLLLAYSTLVWFLLFQLEFPGAEALRIMWQLLQGTLAGVVLLVGCWLVYQKRGGVVLLHQGLLLLMFNELFVAHYVAEFNMSLVEGQTTNYLRDIRSTELALIDRSNPEKDEHFVVPVDVLMANATLNEKLAKENKPPQAIEDPQGLLPVSVTVLQYARNADTRKLTKDEKSPATAGIGLKETIKVLEAAKGTDSDSAVDLAAAYVQFKDKKSGKDLGTFLLAQVITEQDDLSKLEAVADGDKSYLTALRFKRQYVPFTVQLIDVRKDDYVGTATPKNYSSDIKLTDTSSGIHSDVHIKMNDPLRYSGLTLYQSGYVPLPGGLEQTSLAVVRNNGFLIPYVAVMIITVGMIAHFLQTLVRFLRRRESEDLQSGDIVTAELAEPVTSSGKPGKKAAKAELKVLRPKQPLLSRDKIIGVIAASVIFLMFVGSGLRTPRVAANQFDFEAFGRLPVAESGRVKPLDTVARNALLLMRQREWAYGKKYEKIAANRWLLDAISGADAANEHRVIKIDDPDIRKMLSLKDTKGHVFAFNDLIPKLQELQSQVEAASKTAKDKQTAQQRGLIKIAQGMQNYIKLKKALTPLPLPSPEQLKANQQLAERTIAAFRMWKSETEMLKTEHPPRLIPGQVVDEKTGQRTDKIDWLLLPEASLDSFISSLNPNNEPDRRLAAFNTIIDAYVADNPSEFNAAVARYEALVQKADPPEYHAYKLELETWFNHFSPFYVGMILYVVAFLIAMIGWLIPSRTMSWTAFTLVVLTFIMHTAALGLRIYISGRPPVTNLYSSAIFIGWACVFFGIVAELVFRIGLGNLVATLCGFSTLIIAYFLGIDGDTIGVMQAVLDTQFWLATHVVCITLGYGATYFAGFMGLLYVILGVATPRLDGGSRKILARMIYGTTCFAIFFSFFGTVLGGLWADDSWGRFWGWDPKENGALIIVLWNALVLHARWDKLVGDRGLALLAIGGNIMTSWSWFGVNGLDVGLHSYGQKFGVMETLATFVLSQLIIITIGLIPLKYWWSVRQDSGNGPAAPQST, encoded by the coding sequence ATGTCCGCTGTTTCTCCCTCCGACGCCTTTGCGGAAGCTCCCGCTCGCACCAGCAAATCGGCTCGCGAACTCACGCTGCTCGAACAAGTCGACCGAGTCCTCGCGCCGCTTGCTTCCCAGAAGATTGCCGTGGCCATGTTTGCCTATGGCATCTTTGTGATCTTCATCGGCACGCTCGCGCAAACCGAAATGGATATCTGGCAAGTCATGCCAGCCTATTTTCGCGCCGTGATCATGTGGGTCGATCTCAACCTGATTCCCTCGGTCTTTTACCCGGGGTGGAAGACCCTCAAGGTTCCGCTGATTCCCATGCCGGGCGGTATGGTCGTCGGCGTGGTGATGATTCTCAACATTGCCTTTGCACATATTCGCTGGGTGTTGCAGCTCAAGACGAAGATGACGCCGCTTCTCGCCGGCATCGGGTTGGTCGCTTTCGGCTGGCTGTTTACACTGCTGATTATTTTGAATGGTCATAATCGCGGCGGCTTCCAGGCTCAGCCCCCGTTCAGTTGGGAACAGTTCTGGACCGGCTTTCAGCTGGCCATGATTGCCACGTGGGTCGGAGCAGTGTTTGCGTACATCTGGCTCGGCGTTCAGCCCGCCTTTCAACAAACCAAGCTCACCATCGTCCGCATCTCGATGCTGGGGCTGTTCGGCGGTCTGCTGCTGGCGTACTCGACCCTCGTGTGGTTCTTGCTCTTTCAGCTGGAATTCCCCGGTGCCGAAGCGCTCCGCATCATGTGGCAACTGCTGCAAGGCACGCTCGCCGGCGTCGTACTGTTGGTGGGCTGTTGGCTGGTGTATCAAAAGCGCGGCGGCGTGGTGCTACTCCACCAGGGCCTGCTGTTGCTGATGTTCAATGAATTGTTCGTGGCCCACTACGTGGCCGAATTCAACATGTCACTGGTGGAAGGGCAAACGACCAACTACCTGCGCGATATTCGCTCGACCGAACTGGCCCTGATCGACCGCTCGAATCCTGAAAAGGACGAGCATTTCGTGGTTCCGGTCGATGTGCTAATGGCGAATGCCACGCTCAACGAGAAGCTGGCAAAAGAGAATAAGCCCCCGCAAGCGATTGAAGACCCGCAGGGTCTGCTGCCCGTTTCGGTCACGGTTCTGCAATACGCACGCAATGCCGATACTCGCAAACTGACGAAGGACGAGAAATCGCCAGCCACGGCGGGCATCGGGTTGAAAGAGACCATCAAGGTTTTAGAAGCGGCGAAGGGAACCGACTCAGATAGCGCCGTCGATCTCGCGGCGGCCTACGTTCAATTCAAGGACAAGAAGTCGGGCAAAGACCTCGGGACTTTTCTCCTCGCCCAGGTCATTACCGAGCAAGATGATTTATCAAAATTAGAGGCGGTTGCCGACGGTGATAAGTCTTATCTGACTGCCCTCCGCTTTAAGCGGCAGTACGTGCCGTTCACCGTGCAGTTGATCGACGTCCGCAAGGACGACTACGTCGGCACGGCGACGCCCAAAAACTATTCGTCCGACATCAAGCTCACCGATACGAGCAGCGGCATTCACTCCGACGTCCACATCAAGATGAACGACCCGCTCCGCTATAGTGGGCTGACTCTGTATCAAAGTGGTTACGTGCCGCTGCCCGGCGGACTCGAACAAACCAGCCTGGCCGTTGTGCGCAATAACGGATTTTTGATTCCCTATGTCGCGGTGATGATTATCACCGTCGGCATGATCGCTCACTTCCTGCAAACACTCGTGCGCTTCTTGCGGCGGCGCGAGTCGGAAGATCTGCAAAGTGGCGATATTGTGACAGCTGAGTTGGCCGAGCCGGTAACCAGTTCGGGCAAGCCTGGCAAGAAGGCGGCGAAGGCAGAGCTCAAGGTGCTGCGCCCGAAGCAGCCCTTGTTATCGCGAGATAAGATCATCGGCGTCATTGCCGCCAGTGTGATCTTTTTGATGTTTGTGGGCTCAGGCCTGCGAACTCCCAGAGTCGCTGCGAACCAGTTCGACTTCGAAGCCTTCGGCCGCTTGCCAGTTGCTGAATCGGGCCGCGTGAAGCCGCTCGATACTGTCGCTCGCAACGCGCTCCTTCTCATGCGCCAGCGTGAATGGGCCTATGGCAAGAAGTACGAAAAGATCGCCGCGAATCGCTGGCTGCTCGATGCCATCTCCGGCGCTGACGCGGCCAACGAACATCGCGTGATCAAAATCGATGATCCCGACATTCGCAAAATGCTCAGCTTGAAGGACACCAAGGGGCATGTCTTTGCCTTCAACGATCTCATTCCCAAGTTGCAAGAGTTGCAATCGCAAGTCGAAGCGGCGAGTAAGACCGCCAAAGACAAGCAGACGGCGCAGCAGCGCGGGCTGATCAAGATCGCGCAAGGGATGCAGAATTACATCAAGCTGAAAAAAGCGCTCACGCCGCTGCCATTGCCCTCGCCCGAGCAACTCAAGGCCAATCAACAACTGGCCGAGCGGACGATCGCGGCGTTTCGCATGTGGAAGTCGGAAACCGAAATGCTCAAGACCGAGCATCCGCCGCGGCTCATTCCGGGCCAGGTGGTCGACGAGAAGACCGGCCAGCGAACCGACAAGATCGATTGGCTCCTACTCCCCGAAGCTTCGCTCGATAGCTTCATTTCCTCGCTGAATCCGAATAACGAACCCGATCGCCGCCTCGCTGCGTTCAACACCATTATCGATGCCTATGTCGCCGATAATCCGTCCGAATTCAACGCCGCTGTCGCCCGTTACGAAGCGCTGGTGCAAAAGGCCGATCCGCCGGAATATCACGCCTATAAGTTGGAACTCGAAACGTGGTTTAACCACTTCTCGCCGTTTTACGTCGGCATGATTTTGTATGTCGTCGCGTTTCTGATTGCGATGATCGGTTGGCTGATTCCTTCGCGCACGATGAGTTGGACGGCATTCACGCTGGTGGTTCTCACGTTCATCATGCACACGGCCGCGCTCGGGCTGCGAATTTACATTTCGGGTCGGCCGCCGGTAACGAACCTCTATTCGTCGGCGATCTTCATTGGCTGGGCTTGTGTCTTTTTTGGCATCGTCGCCGAGCTGGTCTTCCGCATTGGCCTCGGCAATCTGGTGGCCACGCTCTGCGGTTTTTCGACGCTCATCATTGCTTACTTCCTGGGGATCGACGGCGACACAATTGGCGTGATGCAAGCCGTGCTCGATACGCAGTTCTGGCTTGCCACGCACGTGGTCTGCATTACGCTCGGCTATGGCGCCACGTACTTCGCGGGCTTCATGGGCCTGCTCTATGTGATTCTCGGCGTTGCCACGCCGCGCTTAGATGGCGGCAGTCGCAAGATTCTCGCGCGGATGATTTATGGCACCACCTGTTTTGCTATTTTCTTCAGCTTCTTCGGCACCGTGCTCGGCGGCTTGTGGGCTGACGATTCCTGGGGCCGGTTCTGGGGCTGGGATCCCAAGGAAAACGGCGCTCTAATCATCGTGCTGTGGAATGCCCTCGTGCTGCATGCCCGCTGGGACAAGTTAGTCGGCGATCGTGGTCTCGCCTTGCTGGCCATTGGCGGCAACATCATGACCAGCTGGTCTTGGTTTGGCGTAAACGGCCTGGACGTCGGCCTGCACTCGTACGGTCAGAAGTTCGGCGTGATGGAAACGCTGGCGACGTTCGTTCTGTCGCAGCTAATCATCATCACCATTGGCCTTATTCCACTAAAGTATTGGTGGAGTGTGCGCCAAGACTCCGGCAACGGTCCCGCAGCTCCGCAGAGTACTTAA
- the surE gene encoding 5'/3'-nucleotidase SurE, with protein MLILLTNDDGIYAPGLRALEEELRQIAEVRVVAPATEQSGVGHSITFLRPLVPKEVYDANDRLRGWAVDGSPADCVKLGIFEFCQRPPDIVVSGINGGLNAGINVLYSGTVAAAIEGAFFGITSIACSLEYHEHAQFRKAAKMCRSIIEQILERKGPEPVLYNLNIPTAATNRDHNELKIVPMGVSRYGEDYVKGVDPKGRTYYWATNDPPPRPEGYPTDLTEIAKGYLTLTPLQYNMTRQTTLAEMEKWTLSVPTV; from the coding sequence GTGTTGATCTTGCTGACAAATGACGATGGAATTTACGCCCCCGGCTTACGGGCCTTAGAAGAAGAGTTGCGGCAAATTGCCGAGGTCCGCGTGGTTGCGCCGGCGACCGAGCAGAGCGGCGTCGGCCATTCGATCACGTTCTTGCGACCTCTGGTCCCCAAGGAAGTCTACGACGCCAACGATCGCCTACGCGGCTGGGCCGTTGACGGCAGCCCAGCTGACTGCGTGAAGCTTGGCATCTTTGAATTCTGCCAGCGCCCGCCCGATATCGTCGTCAGCGGAATTAATGGCGGACTGAACGCGGGGATCAACGTTCTCTATTCGGGCACCGTGGCCGCCGCCATCGAAGGAGCCTTCTTCGGCATCACCAGCATCGCTTGCTCGCTCGAATATCACGAGCATGCGCAGTTTCGCAAAGCGGCCAAAATGTGCCGCAGCATCATCGAGCAGATTCTCGAGCGCAAAGGCCCCGAGCCGGTTCTGTACAACCTGAACATTCCCACGGCTGCGACCAATCGCGACCACAACGAACTCAAGATCGTGCCGATGGGTGTTTCGCGCTATGGCGAAGACTATGTGAAGGGGGTCGACCCCAAAGGGCGAACCTATTATTGGGCGACGAATGACCCGCCGCCGCGGCCGGAAGGGTACCCGACCGATCTCACGGAAATTGCCAAAGGCTATCTGACGCTCACTCCGTTGCAATACAATATGACTCGGCAGACCACGCTTGCCGAAATGGAAAAGTGGACGCTGTCGGTGCCAACGGTGTAG